A stretch of Paenibacillus mucilaginosus 3016 DNA encodes these proteins:
- a CDS encoding transketolase — protein METGALKRKAAQIRMDLLRMIHRAGTGHTGGSLSNTDILTSLYYRVMKIDPANPKWAERDRFIASKGHAVESLWCILADRGFFPKEELETFSRFGTRLIGHPNNKVPGIEMNTGALGHGLAISVGMALAAKRDGRSSRVFCLMGDGEQAEGSVWEAAMAGAHYRLDNLVGIIDRNRLQISGPTEDVMGLDPLDDKWSAFGWHVVPVDGNDVDALVNVFEAAPEVSGKPTLVLAHTVKGKGVSFAEHVPKWHHHVPNDKELALALSELSAELGSLEQIKGGQA, from the coding sequence ATGGAGACAGGTGCTTTGAAAAGGAAAGCGGCCCAGATCCGCATGGATCTGCTGCGCATGATTCACCGGGCCGGGACCGGGCATACCGGCGGCTCGCTCAGCAACACGGATATCCTCACGTCGCTCTACTACCGGGTGATGAAGATCGACCCGGCCAATCCGAAGTGGGCGGAGCGAGACCGCTTCATCGCCAGCAAGGGGCATGCGGTCGAATCCCTCTGGTGCATTCTGGCCGACCGCGGCTTCTTTCCGAAGGAGGAGCTCGAGACGTTCAGCCGGTTCGGCACCCGGCTGATCGGGCACCCGAACAACAAGGTGCCGGGGATCGAGATGAATACGGGCGCGCTCGGGCACGGGCTGGCGATCTCCGTAGGCATGGCGCTGGCCGCCAAGCGCGACGGACGGAGCTCCCGGGTGTTCTGCCTGATGGGCGACGGCGAGCAGGCCGAGGGCTCCGTGTGGGAAGCGGCCATGGCGGGCGCCCACTACCGGCTCGATAACCTCGTCGGCATCATCGACCGCAACCGGCTGCAGATCAGCGGGCCGACGGAGGACGTGATGGGGCTCGATCCGCTGGATGACAAATGGTCCGCCTTCGGCTGGCATGTCGTCCCCGTCGACGGCAATGACGTCGATGCGCTTGTGAACGTCTTCGAAGCAGCGCCTGAGGTATCGGGCAAGCCGACTCTGGTACTCGCCCATACGGTCAAGGGCAAAGGCGTGTCCTTCGCAGAGCATGTGCCCAAGTGGCATCATCATGTGCCGAATGACAAGGAGCTGGCGCTGGCACTGTCGGAGCTGTCGGCGGAGCTTGGCAGCCTGGAACAGATAAAGGGGGGGCAGGCATGA
- a CDS encoding L-fucose/L-arabinose isomerase family protein, giving the protein MKKFKLGYAPTRRFVFSAEDAFRYKVMIREKIASFGMDIDIVDLEGLNAEGLLYDDHLNADLIIDRFRQENVDAVFFPHCNFGTEDTVARVGRALGKPVLLWGPRDESPLEDGMRLRDTQCGLFATGKVLRRFNVPFSYVTNSRVDDPVFERGFTNFIGAANAVRHFRSLRILQIGPRPSSFWTMMCNEGELLERFGIEVHPITLVDIQRASKRIENGQSSELAEAVDYIKEKLDWSEVSEEDVRRIAALKVAMKQYAVSTGSSAIAIQCWSSLQDAMGIMPCLANAILTDEQIPVTCETDIHGAITSVLVQSAAMNRHPTFFADLTVRHPENPNGELLFHCGNFPVSLSVEERPKLRRHFLFDDHAPGTHEGEIRGGSMTLARFDGDHGEYQLFLGRARGIQGPYTRGSYVWVEVNDWPLWEEKLVRGPYVHHSVGIHANVIAPLYEACRYIPGLAADPVDPTESEIQAWLRGAQC; this is encoded by the coding sequence ATGAAAAAATTCAAATTGGGCTATGCGCCAACGCGCCGGTTCGTATTCAGTGCCGAAGATGCATTCAGGTACAAGGTAATGATCCGGGAGAAAATCGCCAGCTTCGGGATGGACATCGATATTGTGGATCTCGAGGGGCTGAACGCCGAAGGGCTGCTCTATGACGATCACCTGAACGCGGACCTGATCATCGACCGCTTCCGGCAGGAGAACGTGGACGCCGTCTTTTTCCCGCACTGCAACTTCGGGACGGAAGATACCGTGGCCCGTGTCGGCCGGGCCTTGGGGAAGCCGGTGCTGCTGTGGGGGCCGCGCGACGAATCGCCGCTCGAGGACGGGATGAGGCTCCGGGATACGCAGTGCGGCTTGTTCGCGACAGGCAAGGTGCTCCGCCGGTTCAACGTGCCGTTCTCTTATGTGACGAACAGCCGGGTGGATGACCCTGTGTTCGAGCGGGGCTTCACGAACTTCATCGGTGCCGCGAACGCCGTCCGCCACTTCCGTTCCCTGCGCATTCTGCAGATCGGTCCCCGTCCGTCTTCCTTCTGGACAATGATGTGCAATGAAGGGGAGCTGCTTGAGCGGTTCGGGATCGAGGTGCATCCGATCACGCTCGTGGACATCCAGCGGGCCTCGAAGCGGATCGAGAACGGGCAGAGCTCGGAGCTTGCTGAGGCTGTGGATTACATCAAGGAGAAGCTCGACTGGTCCGAGGTGAGCGAAGAGGATGTCCGGCGGATCGCCGCCCTGAAGGTGGCCATGAAGCAGTATGCGGTCTCGACAGGAAGTTCGGCCATCGCCATCCAGTGCTGGTCCTCCCTGCAGGACGCCATGGGCATTATGCCCTGTCTGGCGAATGCGATTCTGACGGATGAGCAGATTCCGGTTACCTGTGAGACCGATATCCACGGGGCCATCACCTCCGTCCTGGTGCAGTCCGCGGCGATGAACCGGCATCCGACCTTCTTCGCGGATCTGACGGTCCGCCATCCGGAGAATCCGAACGGGGAGCTGCTGTTCCACTGCGGGAACTTCCCGGTCTCGTTATCGGTGGAGGAGCGGCCGAAGCTGCGCCGGCACTTCCTGTTCGACGACCATGCGCCAGGCACGCATGAAGGGGAGATCCGGGGCGGCAGCATGACGCTGGCCCGCTTCGACGGGGATCATGGGGAGTACCAGCTGTTCCTGGGCAGAGCCCGCGGCATTCAGGGACCGTACACCCGGGGCTCCTACGTCTGGGTGGAAGTGAACGATTGGCCGCTGTGGGAAGAGAAGCTGGTACGGGGCCCGTATGTGCATCATTCGGTGGGCATCCATGCCAATGTCATCGCACCGCTGTATGAAGCCTGCCGGTATATCCCGGGGCTCGCGGCCGATCCGGTCGATCCGACCGAAAGCGAGATCCAGGCCTGGCTGCGCGGTGCGCAATGCTGA
- a CDS encoding LacI family DNA-binding transcriptional regulator, translating into MGIGTVKMEDIARLAGVSKAAVSLALSGKPGISEGTRERILQLASEHGYAHKSKAAVSAQGPRTLTFLAAANAGIVLEDYYQQPFFRELIHFIEERCRARGYSLIYSSMEPEPSAGELRALAEEKRSEGVILLGTNLNRSQVAFIAGELPLPLVVLDTCFDTLPLPFVEINNVMGAYQAGSHLCAAGHRTVGYIESNVRIHNFDERRRGFELALLERGMEFAGDEIFSVAPTILSSQESLKSQLAAYLDAGNSLPEAFFCECDYIAISAIKTLNELGYRVPEDVSVVGFDNISEARIVSPELTTVHVEKERMAHLAVELLIESIESAPGAKAKIKVDTRLVERHSSRSPVRS; encoded by the coding sequence ATGGGGATCGGTACGGTGAAAATGGAAGATATCGCCAGGCTGGCCGGCGTCTCGAAGGCCGCTGTATCGCTTGCGCTCAGCGGCAAGCCGGGCATCAGCGAGGGGACGCGGGAGCGGATCCTGCAGCTCGCCAGCGAACATGGGTATGCGCACAAATCCAAGGCAGCCGTTTCGGCACAAGGCCCCCGGACACTGACCTTTCTGGCGGCGGCCAATGCCGGCATCGTGCTCGAGGACTATTATCAGCAGCCCTTCTTCCGGGAGCTGATTCATTTCATCGAGGAGCGCTGCAGAGCACGCGGCTATTCGCTCATCTATTCCTCCATGGAGCCGGAACCGTCCGCCGGGGAGCTGCGGGCTCTTGCCGAGGAGAAGCGCAGCGAAGGCGTCATCCTGCTCGGGACGAACCTGAACCGCTCCCAGGTGGCCTTCATCGCGGGGGAGCTGCCCCTGCCGCTGGTGGTGCTCGATACGTGCTTTGACACCCTGCCCCTTCCTTTTGTGGAGATCAATAATGTCATGGGGGCCTACCAGGCGGGCAGCCATCTCTGCGCCGCGGGACACCGTACGGTCGGCTACATCGAGTCCAATGTGAGGATTCACAACTTTGATGAACGGCGCCGCGGGTTCGAGCTTGCCCTGCTGGAGAGAGGCATGGAGTTCGCCGGAGACGAGATCTTCTCCGTCGCCCCGACGATCCTCTCCTCCCAGGAATCGCTCAAGAGCCAGCTCGCCGCGTACCTGGATGCGGGGAACTCCCTGCCGGAGGCCTTCTTCTGCGAATGCGACTACATCGCCATCAGTGCCATCAAGACGCTGAACGAGCTCGGGTACCGGGTGCCCGAGGACGTCTCGGTGGTCGGGTTCGACAATATCTCCGAAGCGCGGATCGTCTCGCCGGAGCTGACCACGGTGCATGTGGAGAAAGAGCGCATGGCCCATCTGGCCGTTGAGCTGCTCATCGAATCGATCGAATCGGCTCCCGGGGCCAAGGCGAAGATCAAGGTCGATACCCGGCTCGTCGAACGTCACTCCTCCCGCTCCCCTGTAAGGTCCTGA
- a CDS encoding AraC family transcriptional regulator, giving the protein MSLKENRVHGRPMYPISVYHMECAPGGTVLECHWHSEFEFILVTKGRAVFQVGTGSFELTEGEAVFVHSGEIHAGDPVGEAGCSYSAVVFGAELLTGSMDLVQEKCVDPLLQRVCRLPVKITGAAEWGAEVIRLLGRMLESSAEETASQVLATKGLLLLIMAQLFSQGEAGEVPKAALWKTEQIKTALHYIHEHYQRTIRLKDLCLLTNMSEGHFCRVFRSVMQYSPIDYINKYRTQQAAKLLERTDKKIAAVAMDTGFENISYFTSVFKTHMGVTPSQFRKGTAGA; this is encoded by the coding sequence ATGTCGTTAAAAGAAAACCGGGTACACGGACGCCCCATGTATCCGATCAGCGTATATCACATGGAGTGCGCTCCGGGAGGCACCGTGCTCGAATGCCACTGGCACAGCGAATTCGAATTCATCCTGGTCACGAAGGGGCGGGCAGTGTTCCAGGTGGGAACCGGGAGCTTCGAGCTCACCGAAGGCGAGGCGGTGTTCGTGCACTCCGGCGAGATCCATGCCGGCGATCCGGTCGGGGAGGCGGGCTGCAGCTATTCGGCGGTCGTCTTCGGCGCGGAGCTGCTGACCGGCTCGATGGACCTCGTGCAGGAGAAGTGCGTCGATCCGCTGCTGCAGCGCGTATGCCGGCTGCCGGTCAAGATTACGGGAGCAGCGGAGTGGGGAGCGGAGGTGATCCGGCTGCTCGGCCGCATGCTGGAGAGCAGTGCGGAGGAGACGGCCAGCCAGGTGCTGGCCACGAAGGGGCTGCTGCTGCTGATCATGGCCCAGCTCTTCTCCCAAGGGGAGGCGGGGGAGGTGCCGAAGGCCGCGCTGTGGAAGACGGAGCAGATCAAGACGGCACTGCATTACATCCATGAGCATTACCAGCGCACGATCCGGCTCAAGGACCTGTGCCTCCTCACGAACATGAGCGAAGGCCACTTCTGCCGCGTCTTCCGCAGTGTGATGCAGTACAGTCCCATCGATTATATCAACAAATACCGCACCCAGCAGGCGGCCAAGCTCCTCGAGAGGACGGACAAAAAAATCGCGGCGGTCGCCATGGATACGGGATTCGAGAATATCAGCTACTTCACCAGCGTCTTCAAGACCCATATGGGCGTGACTCCCTCCCAGTTCCGCAAGGGAACGGCGGGGGCCTGA
- the yicI gene encoding alpha-xylosidase: MKFTDGYWMFREGYNVQFPVEIRDIRRDADSVTVYAACRKITRKGDTLNGAMLTVRYSSPLPNVIRVQLYHHKGRKVTGPAFELKSEPGAAEIVQDGEITKLTSGQLEVRIDKSLGWGSVFSYDGRRLTGTGIKTSAHIQTPDGKVYMREQLDLGVGESVYGLGERFTPFVKNGQTVDIWNEDGGTSSEQAYKNVPFYLSSRGYGVFVNHPENVSYEVASEHVSKVQFSVEGESLEYFIIGGANPKEVLHHYTELTGKPALPPAWSFGLWLTTSFTTSYDEGTVNHFVDGMLERDIPLHVFHFDCFWMKEYQWCDFEWDSEVFPDPEGMLKRLKDKGLKICVWINPYIAQKSALFDEGMEHGYLVKTPQGDVWQWDLWQAGMGLVDFTNPAAVQWYQSKLKRLIDMGVDSFKTDFGERIPVDVVYHDGSDPVKMHNYYTHLYNKAVFELLEDSLGRNEAALFARSATAGGQQFPVHWGGDCSANYSSMAETLRGGLSLGLCGFGFWSHDISGFERTAPPDLYKRWTAFGLLSSHSRLHGNESYRVPWLFDEEAVDVLRHFTKLKCTLMPYLFGASAEAVERGLPVMRAMVLEFPEDPLCHPLDRQYMLGDSLLVAPIFNESGEAGCYLPAGRWTDFQTGEIVEGGRWHSGRYDYFHLPLLARPGSLIAVGSQDSRPDYDYADGVTLHAFELQEGSTASAHVYDTQGSLQLSVRVERREGVLHVSSEGEGASKPWTLLLRGIAEVSDAQGAAVETTPRGVQLQASPGTSGFTVKL; this comes from the coding sequence GTGAAGTTTACAGACGGCTATTGGATGTTCAGAGAGGGGTATAACGTACAGTTTCCGGTGGAAATCCGGGATATCCGGAGGGATGCGGACTCCGTGACCGTCTATGCGGCGTGCCGGAAGATTACCCGCAAGGGCGACACGCTCAACGGGGCGATGCTGACCGTGCGGTATTCTTCCCCGCTGCCGAACGTGATCCGCGTACAGCTGTATCACCACAAGGGCAGGAAAGTGACAGGACCGGCGTTCGAGCTGAAGTCGGAGCCCGGCGCGGCGGAGATCGTGCAGGACGGGGAGATCACGAAGCTGACGAGCGGTCAATTGGAGGTGCGCATCGACAAGAGCCTCGGCTGGGGCAGCGTCTTCTCCTATGACGGCAGACGCCTGACCGGCACGGGCATCAAGACCTCCGCCCACATCCAGACCCCGGACGGGAAAGTCTATATGCGGGAGCAGCTGGACCTCGGCGTCGGCGAATCGGTCTACGGCCTCGGCGAACGCTTCACCCCGTTCGTCAAGAACGGACAGACCGTGGACATCTGGAACGAGGACGGCGGCACGTCGAGCGAACAGGCTTACAAGAACGTGCCGTTCTATCTCTCGAGCCGCGGCTACGGGGTATTCGTCAACCATCCGGAGAACGTTTCGTACGAGGTTGCCTCGGAACATGTGTCCAAGGTCCAGTTCAGCGTGGAGGGCGAGTCGCTGGAGTACTTCATCATCGGCGGCGCGAATCCCAAGGAGGTGCTTCACCACTATACGGAACTGACCGGCAAGCCCGCCCTCCCTCCGGCCTGGAGCTTCGGGCTGTGGCTGACGACTTCGTTTACGACCAGCTATGACGAAGGCACGGTGAATCACTTTGTCGACGGGATGCTGGAGCGGGATATTCCCCTGCACGTGTTCCACTTCGACTGCTTCTGGATGAAGGAATACCAGTGGTGCGACTTCGAATGGGACAGCGAGGTGTTCCCGGACCCCGAAGGCATGCTGAAGCGGCTGAAGGACAAGGGGCTGAAGATCTGCGTCTGGATCAACCCCTACATCGCCCAGAAGTCGGCGCTCTTCGATGAAGGCATGGAGCACGGCTATCTCGTCAAAACGCCCCAGGGCGACGTATGGCAGTGGGACCTGTGGCAGGCGGGCATGGGACTGGTGGATTTCACGAATCCGGCCGCGGTCCAGTGGTACCAGAGCAAGCTGAAGCGGCTCATCGATATGGGCGTGGACAGCTTCAAGACCGACTTCGGCGAGCGCATCCCGGTCGATGTCGTCTACCATGACGGCTCGGATCCGGTGAAGATGCATAACTACTACACCCACTTGTACAACAAAGCGGTGTTCGAGCTTCTGGAGGATTCGCTCGGCCGCAATGAAGCGGCCCTGTTCGCCCGCTCCGCCACAGCCGGCGGCCAGCAGTTCCCGGTGCACTGGGGCGGCGACTGCTCGGCGAACTACAGCTCCATGGCCGAGACCCTGCGCGGCGGCCTGTCCCTCGGCCTGTGCGGCTTCGGCTTCTGGAGCCATGACATCAGCGGCTTCGAGCGCACGGCGCCGCCGGATCTCTACAAGCGCTGGACGGCGTTCGGCCTGCTCTCCTCCCACAGCCGGCTGCACGGCAACGAGTCGTACCGGGTGCCGTGGCTCTTCGACGAGGAGGCGGTGGATGTGCTCCGGCACTTCACCAAGCTGAAATGCACCCTCATGCCTTACCTGTTCGGCGCCTCCGCCGAAGCGGTGGAGCGCGGCCTTCCCGTCATGCGGGCCATGGTGCTGGAGTTCCCGGAAGACCCGCTCTGCCACCCGCTGGACCGCCAGTACATGCTGGGCGATTCGCTTCTGGTGGCCCCGATCTTCAATGAATCCGGGGAAGCCGGCTGCTATCTTCCTGCCGGGCGCTGGACGGACTTCCAGACGGGCGAGATCGTGGAAGGCGGCCGCTGGCACAGCGGACGCTACGACTACTTCCATCTTCCGCTGCTGGCGAGACCCGGCAGCCTGATCGCCGTCGGCAGCCAGGACAGCCGGCCGGATTACGACTATGCGGACGGCGTCACGCTGCATGCCTTCGAGCTGCAGGAAGGCAGCACGGCTTCAGCTCATGTCTATGACACGCAGGGCTCCCTGCAGCTGAGTGTCCGGGTGGAGCGCCGCGAGGGAGTACTGCATGTGAGCTCCGAAGGCGAAGGCGCCTCGAAGCCGTGGACGCTGCTGCTCCGCGGCATCGCCGAAGTCTCGGACGCTCAGGGAGCTGCGGTGGAGACGACCCCTCGGGGAGTCCAGCTGCAGGCATCCCCGGGTACAAGCGGGTTCACCGTCAAGCTCTAA